Within Lolium rigidum isolate FL_2022 chromosome 5, APGP_CSIRO_Lrig_0.1, whole genome shotgun sequence, the genomic segment ctgtggtggcgcgcgaacttctcccggcccgatgttgaagtacatcttgccgcgcgcgtcgtagatcgccttgacgatccaccggcggtagccgcacgaatgctcccgcggatgcatcgtgcgcgggcgtacgccgccgacgtactcggcgaaggagtccggcagcctccggatgccgcgcgggtcgcccttgaggacgtggacgaactcgaacgggacgtccggctccacgtccatctccgacgatgatgaaggcggcggcgtggaaggcgacggcgagcgttcagcgcgcgccgcggccacgaccacgaccacggccgcggccgcgaggtccgcctccgcctctaccagacatggcgtcgagtcttgttgagagatggtggcggctagggtttgggagagaggcgctagggtttgtgtgtgagagggacgatgagaggcgccctttttataggccggagagaggcggaggagcggtggcgctcattaacgccggcacgcgagctaggcgcgacgggacgcgtcggctgcgccctctcgcgggagctgcaccgtcgctgcgcgccaataacttccgtcgcgaggtaggcgacggttgggtttaaattaattgtgccggcgacgggtcggccccgccactccccgcctcgcttttcgttgtgtccggcgtccccggtgcgtcccctgtgggacggggacgggctcggggcgccggacaccgaatgggggcgcgccggacgaaaaagggctttgggggacgcggctggaacgctttttttatccggcgcgccccaaatcgctttgggggacgcgactggagatgctctaacatattCTTCTAGAGACTATAGTTCGGGTCATTAGATAGGTCCGCTGAGGGCTGCTTAATACAATACAAAActacaaaaaaagaaaagcagATATAATACTGTTATCCGCAAAGAACAGACACACTGCATATATTACAAGGAACCCTACTGCAAATAACTTGCAGCAGgaaagcacaaaagaaaaagaacacaaAAAAGCCTCGTGATTATTTCCCGGCTGCCTTCAAAGCTGGCAGCTCCAGACAAGCGTATGGTGTTTGTTGCGCTAGAAATTCGGCCTTGGCCGAATAAGAAGAATAGTCACCTCTTCTGATAAGAACCATCACAGCTCCAGTTGGCTGGGTTTGGCAGTTTCCTCCAATTAAAGGGTTGCTAGGCTATGCTGAGTTGCCAAACCCAGTGGATAATCTTTTAAGAGCTTTTGCTTCCAAAGCTACCAAATCCACTGAAGCCAGAGCCACCGGAGCCGCTACCAAACCCACCTGAGCCAGAATCTCCAAACCCACCACTGGACCGACCAgatcgaccaaaccctgaatcgccaaatccaccgccaccgccgccgccaccagagcggccaaaccctgaatcaccgaatccaccgccaccacctgaaCGGCCGAAGCCTGATTCGCCAAATCCACCTGAGCGGCTGAATCCACCACCTGAACGACCAAATCCTCCAGAATCACCGAACCCACCACCTCGGCTTGAAGAGTTGCCATAACCACCACCGCCGCGCCCACCgaaaccgccgccaccaccacgccCACCGAAACTGCCACCACCACGCCCACCAaaaccaccgcctccacttccgtAGGAATCGAAACCACCAGACATCATCAAGTCAGATCCTTCAACATTGATCTTCGGAAGCTGGGAATAAATCAACAAGTTGAGTGTAATGTCATGAAACATAATTCTAAcagagaactacacgatgcaaaaCCTCACCTCTTTAAACTTGCCTCCAACGTCATTCTCAATCCCCCTGACAGCTCGGCTTTCGTTGTAGGTGTGCATCGCAATTGCGGTACCCTTCTTCCCAGCACGGCCAGTACGGCCAGTCCTGTGAACAAATATCTCTGAATTGTTTGGCAATTCAAAATGTATCACCTGAAAAGGAACCAAAGCCAGTCAAGGAGTTGACAGAACATGTTCTACTCAGATGCACTTGCCGACACCAAACAGTTCAAATCACAGTTCTAAATGAGAAATGAAGAACTCAAAAGGCAGAAAAACACTAACCAGATCTACATTTGGAATATCCAAACCACGAGCAGCAACATCTGTAGCAATCAAAGTACTAAACCGCCCTTCGCGAAATCCTTGAAGTGTCCTCTCTCTCTGGGCTTGTGTAATATCTCCATGAAGGGCCTGGCACTGGATACTCCGACCCATGGCATACGCCAAATTATCAGCATCCCTTTTTGTTTGCGTAAACACGATGCACTTACCGCCTTTAGCATGATCCTGGAACAATACAAAATTACTTGAGAGTGCCACAAAAAAACTAGATACAAATTACATAGTACTTATTAAGTACTAGAAACACAGAACACCCTTGCCTTAATCAGTTGGCCAAGGACAGCAGGTTTCTCACGTTTCTCCGTGGCAATAGTAAACAGGGTAATTCCTTCTGCCAGCTTCTGGTCATCTTCACCCACCTAGAAAACGACAAGTATCATAAACCAGTTCCAGATGGTAGCTACTGATTTCTTAATAGAACAATGTGCTTATGATGCCATGCAGCTGAAACCAAGAGCAAAGCTAACCCCTACTTTTTTCTCAGTTCATAGCATTGCAGTTAGTGATGTGAATTGGCTTTTTACTGTGGGGAAGTACCATACCACAATTTGCCAATACTAGCTTTCCCATCACTAGCGCTTAACAATTCAAGCTGAGTTTTGCAATTTCAGTGCAACAGTAAGAAAAGAGAAATTTGCAGGAAGACTTAAACATTGGCATCACTATAACAGTTTCCTTATATACAGCTCGATACTAACAATATGCTTATGTACAGACAACAGAAGTAAGAATTAAACAGTTATGAAGAATATGGGTACCCAGCAGAAGTAAAATGCTAACATAAGAGAATTGAAGTTATTACAAAGGATAAGCTCTAATTCTAAGAAGATGACCATCCCAAATAGACACAGGAAATACATGGCAAACTAGTTCTGAGATGGTTCCACCAATTATGCGATGAAATTGAAGTTGCAGGGTTGAGCAATTAGAGAAGTGTGAACACAACAGAAAGTAGTACTCACAAGGTCAACTACGACAGGATTCTTGAGGTACTTGGCTGTCAGCTTGCGTATCCAGGGTGGCATTGTTGCAGAGAACATCAAAGTTTGACGTTTCACAGGCACCTTTTGCAAGATTACCTCAACAGCTTCATCAAAACCCACTGACAACATCTGGTCTGCTTCATCAAGAACAACGAACTGGACCATTGACAGATTCAGAGTACCTCTTTTTAGCAGATCAATCACCCGCCCAGGTGTCCCAACAACTATATCAACACCCCCGCTAAGTGCTCTTATTTGTTGCTGAATCGG encodes:
- the LOC124655869 gene encoding DEAD-box ATP-dependent RNA helicase 9-like, whose translation is MYAMIRRAEPLRRRAASAVLAALHHRPAAAPSASAAAALAPRPRPPPASWFHSSPAFLGFRETGAARAGARPEFAADEGWSYEEESRPAAGVRVGAKVGGGANEEGLEIAKLGISHEIVSKLAGKGITKLFPIQKAVLEPAMQGKDMVGRAKTGTGKTLAFGIPIMDAIIRHNKANSPGQYPLAICLAPTRELAKQVEKEFVDSSNLATLCVYGGSPIQQQIRALSGGVDIVVGTPGRVIDLLKRGTLNLSMVQFVVLDEADQMLSVGFDEAVEVILQKVPVKRQTLMFSATMPPWIRKLTAKYLKNPVVVDLVGEDDQKLAEGITLFTIATEKREKPAVLGQLIKDHAKGGKCIVFTQTKRDADNLAYAMGRSIQCQALHGDITQAQRERTLQGFREGRFSTLIATDVAARGLDIPNVDLVIHFELPNNSEIFVHRTGRTGRAGKKGTAIAMHTYNESRAVRGIENDVGGKFKELPKINVEGSDLMMSGGFDSYGSGGGGFGGRGGGSFGGRGGGGGFGGRGGGGYGNSSSRGGGFGDSGGFGRSGGGFSRSGGFGESGFGRSGGGGGFGDSGFGRSGGGGGGGGFGDSGFGRSGRSSGGFGDSGSGGFGSGSGGSGFSGFGSFGSKSS